The following proteins come from a genomic window of Terriglobia bacterium:
- the mqnC gene encoding cyclic dehypoxanthinyl futalosine synthase has product MSLTKEQALEMFRSDDLIGIGMEADAVRRKLHPEGVVTYIIDRNINYTNLCTEYCTFCAFYAPIKGPGRAKGYVLEMEKIYEKIAETVEMGGTGILMQGGLNPDLKIEWFEDLFRGIKQRFPMVHLHCLSASEILGICEFSSISLEECISRLKDAGLDSIPGGGAEILDDEVRSRIARLKCMTADWLAVHRTAHKLGMRTTATMMFGVGETFEHRINHFQHIYDLQEETGGFTAFIPWTFQPKNTALGGRGWDEATSVEYLKTLAISRIFLSNFLNVQSSWVTQGLKVCQMGLRFGGNDVGSVMLEENVVKAAGTSNCTTEEELRRIIRDAGFVPKQRDTLYRAYFLN; this is encoded by the coding sequence ATGTCGCTGACCAAAGAACAAGCTCTTGAGATGTTTCGCTCGGATGACCTGATTGGCATTGGGATGGAAGCCGATGCGGTGCGGCGGAAATTGCACCCTGAAGGCGTGGTTACATACATCATCGACCGGAACATCAATTACACGAATTTGTGCACGGAGTACTGCACCTTTTGCGCGTTTTATGCGCCGATCAAGGGGCCTGGGCGCGCCAAGGGATACGTGCTCGAAATGGAGAAGATTTACGAGAAGATCGCCGAGACGGTGGAGATGGGGGGCACCGGCATTCTCATGCAGGGTGGCCTTAATCCGGACCTGAAGATCGAGTGGTTTGAGGACCTGTTTCGCGGGATCAAGCAGCGCTTCCCGATGGTGCACCTGCACTGTTTGTCGGCGTCGGAGATTTTGGGGATTTGTGAGTTCAGCTCGATCTCGCTGGAAGAGTGCATTTCGCGGCTGAAAGATGCCGGGCTGGATTCGATCCCGGGCGGCGGCGCGGAGATCCTCGACGACGAAGTTCGGTCGCGGATTGCGCGGCTGAAGTGCATGACGGCGGACTGGCTGGCGGTGCATCGGACGGCGCACAAGCTGGGGATGAGGACGACGGCGACGATGATGTTCGGGGTCGGCGAAACCTTCGAGCATCGGATTAACCATTTTCAGCATATCTATGATCTTCAGGAAGAAACGGGTGGCTTTACGGCGTTCATCCCGTGGACCTTTCAGCCCAAGAACACTGCCCTCGGCGGACGCGGATGGGATGAGGCGACTTCGGTGGAGTATCTGAAGACGCTGGCGATCTCGCGCATTTTCCTCTCGAATTTCCTGAACGTACAGTCGAGCTGGGTGACGCAGGGGCTGAAGGTTTGCCAGATGGGGCTGCGCTTCGGTGGAAATGACGTCGGATCGGTGATGCTGGAGGAGAACGTCGTAAAGGCGGCCGGAACTTCCAATTGCACCACCGAAGAAGAGCTGCGGCGGATTATTCGCGACGCCGGGTTCGTACCGAAGCAGAGAGATACGCTTTATCGGGCGTATTTCCTGAACTGA
- a CDS encoding glycosyltransferase family 2 protein, with the protein MMLLIPYFVLLVILAAYGFHRYQLVWMYYRNKKNKTTQPKFRFSVLPRVTIQLPLFNEQFVVDRLVDAVCSMDYPRDRLDIQVLDDSTDETVHVAREVVERYRELGHDISYIHRTDRTGYKAGALANGLRTCKGEFVAIFDADFLPPKDWLMKVIHHFADPKIGMVQTRWTHLNRDYSFLTNVEAILLDGHFVLEHGGRSRVGVFFNFNGTAGMWRLQAIEDAGGWEHDTLTEDTDLSYRSQLVGWKFLYLQDVECPAELPIEMTAFKTQQARWAKGLIQCAKKDLPKVLKSKVNLREKIEAFYHLTANISYPLMILLSVLMMPAMIIRFYQGWFQMLYIDLPLFLASTFSISSFYLVSQKELFPGRWYKTFLYLPFLMSLGIGLTITNSKAVLEALFGYQTAFARTPKYRVQTKGEKSVAAKKYRKRLGFIPWIELLIGCYFALTVWYAIDNENYITVPFLILFVVGYWYTAAMSLLQGRFEALMGRAPSAEQGTKPFPVGV; encoded by the coding sequence ATGATGCTGCTGATCCCGTATTTCGTTCTGCTGGTAATACTGGCGGCGTACGGGTTCCATCGCTACCAGCTTGTCTGGATGTATTACCGGAACAAGAAGAACAAGACGACGCAGCCGAAATTCCGGTTCAGCGTGCTTCCGCGAGTGACGATCCAGTTGCCGCTATTCAACGAGCAGTTCGTCGTCGACCGGCTGGTCGATGCGGTGTGCTCTATGGATTATCCGCGCGACCGGCTGGATATCCAGGTACTGGACGATTCGACCGACGAAACCGTGCACGTTGCACGTGAGGTGGTAGAGCGGTATCGCGAACTCGGGCACGACATCAGTTACATTCATCGGACCGATCGAACCGGGTACAAGGCCGGCGCACTCGCGAACGGGTTGCGGACGTGTAAGGGCGAATTCGTCGCAATATTCGATGCCGACTTCCTGCCGCCGAAAGACTGGCTGATGAAGGTCATCCACCACTTTGCCGACCCGAAGATCGGCATGGTGCAGACGCGCTGGACGCACCTGAACCGGGATTACTCGTTCCTGACCAATGTTGAGGCCATCCTGCTTGACGGGCATTTCGTGCTGGAACACGGTGGACGCTCGCGCGTGGGCGTGTTCTTCAACTTCAACGGCACGGCGGGAATGTGGCGGCTGCAGGCCATCGAGGACGCCGGCGGCTGGGAGCACGACACGCTCACCGAAGATACGGACCTCAGTTATCGTTCGCAGCTCGTCGGGTGGAAGTTCCTTTATCTGCAAGACGTGGAGTGCCCGGCTGAGTTGCCGATTGAGATGACGGCGTTCAAGACACAGCAGGCGCGCTGGGCCAAGGGGCTCATTCAGTGCGCGAAGAAAGATCTGCCGAAGGTCCTGAAATCGAAGGTGAACCTGCGCGAGAAGATAGAGGCGTTCTATCACCTGACGGCGAACATCAGCTACCCGCTGATGATTCTGCTCTCGGTGCTGATGATGCCGGCGATGATCATCCGCTTCTACCAGGGCTGGTTCCAGATGCTCTACATCGACTTGCCGCTTTTCCTGGCATCGACGTTTTCGATCTCGAGCTTCTACCTCGTGTCGCAGAAAGAACTGTTTCCGGGCCGGTGGTATAAGACATTCCTCTACCTGCCATTCCTGATGTCGCTGGGAATTGGGCTTACGATTACGAATTCAAAGGCGGTGCTGGAGGCGCTGTTTGGGTATCAGACGGCGTTTGCGCGGACGCCGAAGTATCGGGTGCAGACGAAGGGTGAGAAGTCAGTTGCGGCGAAGAAGTATCGCAAGCGGCTTGGGTTCATCCCGTGGATTGAGTTGCTGATCGGCTGCTACTTCGCGCTGACGGTGTGGTACGCGATCGATAACGAAAACTACATCACGGTTCCCTTCCTCATCCTATTCGTCGTCGGGTATTGGTATACGGCGGCGATGTCGCTGCTGCAGGGACGGTTCGAGGCGCTGATGGGACGGGCGCCATCGGCGGAGCAGGGGACGAAGCCGTTCCCTGTCGGAGTCTGA
- a CDS encoding biotin transporter BioY — protein sequence MTNFANTAVADRRVALLRTVGLVIGASLFIAICARLSLPLPFTPVPLTLANFAVLAVGLVLGSRRGFAACVAYLMMGASGLPVLSPFGPGGFLHLFGPTGGYLLAYPLVAYISGMGTERGGFGRKLLMTTIAEIALFVCGVSWLMVLAHVPFAKAAAFGLYPFVFFEGMKVMGAAGLATKLRIS from the coding sequence ATGACGAATTTTGCGAATACCGCCGTTGCCGATCGCAGGGTTGCACTGCTGCGCACCGTCGGGCTGGTCATCGGAGCCAGCCTGTTTATCGCCATTTGCGCACGTTTGAGTCTGCCACTTCCCTTCACCCCGGTACCGCTAACGCTGGCCAACTTCGCCGTGCTCGCCGTCGGGTTGGTATTGGGCAGCCGTCGGGGATTTGCCGCCTGCGTGGCTTACCTCATGATGGGTGCTTCCGGACTGCCGGTGCTGTCGCCGTTCGGGCCGGGTGGATTTCTGCACCTGTTTGGACCGACGGGCGGCTACCTGTTGGCATATCCGCTCGTGGCGTATATCTCTGGAATGGGAACGGAACGCGGTGGATTTGGGCGGAAGCTGCTAATGACGACGATTGCGGAGATCGCACTGTTCGTCTGCGGAGTAAGTTGGCTGATGGTCCTCGCACATGTTCCGTTCGCGAAGGCAGCTGCGTTCGGGCTCTATCCCTTCGTCTTCTTTGAAGGCATGAAGGTAATGGGAGCGGCGGGGCTGGCGACGAAGCTCAGGATTTCGTAG
- a CDS encoding MqnA/MqnD/SBP family protein: MSNAEPREIKIAHSPDSDDAFMFYGMATNKVRVPGLKFTHELCDIETLNRRALEGVYDVTAISFHAYPYLQDKYALMPSGGSVGEGYGPMIVSPRPYSVSDVKKLKIAVPGTMTTAFLSLKLFAPTIETEVVPFDQIIPQVLAGKYEAGLIIHEGQLTYAKSGLHKVVDMGKWWSDMTGLPLPLGGNAIKRDLGTDLMVTVCRALKESIQYALDHREQALQYAMQFARDLEVQQADKFVGMYVNERTLDYGPDGREAVSRLLEMGYNAGVIPHRPKVDWVDVPDMAAAK; this comes from the coding sequence ATGAGCAACGCTGAGCCTCGCGAGATCAAGATCGCGCATAGTCCCGATTCCGACGATGCGTTCATGTTTTATGGGATGGCAACGAACAAGGTTCGAGTGCCGGGCCTGAAGTTTACGCACGAGTTGTGCGATATCGAGACGCTGAACCGGCGTGCGCTGGAAGGCGTCTACGATGTGACGGCGATCTCATTTCATGCGTATCCGTACCTCCAGGACAAGTACGCGCTGATGCCGAGCGGCGGCAGCGTCGGCGAGGGCTATGGGCCGATGATCGTTTCGCCTCGGCCTTACAGTGTGAGCGACGTCAAGAAGCTGAAAATTGCGGTGCCGGGGACAATGACGACAGCGTTCCTTTCACTGAAGCTGTTTGCGCCAACGATCGAAACCGAAGTTGTGCCGTTCGACCAGATCATCCCACAGGTCCTGGCGGGCAAGTACGAAGCCGGACTGATCATCCATGAAGGCCAGCTCACTTACGCGAAGAGCGGACTGCACAAGGTCGTCGATATGGGCAAATGGTGGAGTGACATGACTGGGCTGCCGCTGCCTCTCGGCGGAAATGCCATCAAGCGTGACCTTGGCACCGACCTGATGGTGACGGTGTGCCGCGCGCTGAAGGAGAGCATCCAGTACGCGCTCGATCATCGCGAGCAGGCACTGCAATACGCTATGCAGTTTGCGCGCGACCTGGAAGTGCAGCAGGCGGATAAGTTCGTTGGGATGTACGTGAACGAGCGGACGCTCGATTACGGGCCAGATGGGCGCGAAGCGGTATCACGACTGCTGGAGATGGGATATAACGCCGGAGTGATTCCGCATCGGCCGAAGGTGGACTGGGTCGATGTGCCGGACATGGCGGCGGCAAAATGA
- a CDS encoding PilZ domain-containing protein, translating into MIDERRRFERVSLPESAKVYLADTQKRRLGPVLMIGRGGLLFKSDVSFQPGSHVDLLLVDDTEGIRRELNGTVRYSREDGVGIEFDTLDPDAAVEVGVIIGKYYSAEAN; encoded by the coding sequence ATGATCGATGAACGACGCAGGTTCGAGAGAGTAAGTCTGCCCGAGTCCGCCAAAGTCTACCTGGCCGATACCCAGAAGCGCCGTTTGGGTCCCGTGCTGATGATCGGGCGCGGCGGTCTGCTCTTTAAGTCCGACGTATCCTTCCAACCCGGCTCACACGTCGACCTCCTTCTGGTCGACGACACCGAGGGTATTCGCCGAGAACTGAACGGCACCGTCCGCTACAGCCGCGAAGACGGCGTCGGCATCGAATTTGACACCCTCGACCCCGACGCCGCCGTCGAAGTCGGCGTCATCATCGGCAAATATTACTCCGCAGAAGCCAATTGA
- a CDS encoding HAD hydrolase-like protein: MSVLEPTRNGAQTLLIDADDTLWENNVYFERAIANFISFLEHKELSAAEVRGVLNEVERDCIVSHGYGLNSFVEALVRTFERVSVEPLTPALRETIHGFARTIAEHPVEVIRGVQETLGYLHPRHHLILVTKGNFTEQTGKVERSGLKQFFAAVEVVPEKDAEVYEGLVEKYALARQSTWMIGNSPRSDINPALAAGLNAIFIPHAQTWVLEHEEIERGIGTGKLLELESFGKLREQF; this comes from the coding sequence ATGTCCGTGCTTGAGCCAACTCGTAATGGTGCACAGACGCTGCTCATCGATGCCGATGACACGCTCTGGGAGAATAATGTCTACTTTGAGCGGGCGATTGCGAACTTCATTTCGTTCCTGGAGCACAAGGAGCTTTCGGCGGCGGAAGTACGCGGGGTCTTGAACGAGGTGGAGCGAGACTGCATTGTTTCGCATGGTTATGGGCTTAACAGTTTTGTGGAGGCGCTGGTTCGAACATTCGAGCGAGTGTCGGTTGAGCCGCTAACACCCGCACTTCGGGAGACCATTCATGGATTTGCACGAACAATCGCGGAGCATCCGGTGGAAGTTATTCGGGGTGTCCAGGAGACGCTCGGATATTTGCACCCGCGGCATCATCTGATTCTCGTGACCAAAGGGAACTTCACTGAGCAGACGGGCAAGGTGGAGCGTTCGGGGCTGAAACAGTTCTTTGCGGCGGTGGAGGTGGTGCCGGAGAAAGACGCCGAGGTCTATGAGGGCCTCGTGGAGAAATATGCGCTGGCGCGTCAGTCCACGTGGATGATCGGGAACAGCCCGCGGTCCGACATCAATCCAGCTCTCGCCGCAGGGCTCAATGCCATATTCATCCCCCATGCACAGACCTGGGTGCTGGAACACGAGGAGATCGAGAGAGGGATCGGGACCGGGAAACTTCTTGAGTTGGAAAGCTTCGGAAAGTTGAGAGAACAGTTCTAA
- a CDS encoding C45 family peptidase has translation MRRSLALAGLVLAATVLTLSSTYSHAATPPELKGAFRRPEKNGWTFVHLQGTPHQIGFQNGYLLAPEIADALKVVQLETKHDQKKDWSFYRDAAKNMMWPHIEQEYREELQGIADGATAHGVKIDVWDVIGLNAQTEWEYYVEQYDKQHGIKESARMTVPEHCSAFVATGSYTKDGKPVIAHNNWSTYLEGERWTIIYDIVPAKGYRMLMDGVPGLIHSADDFVINSAGIAITETTISDFHGYDPAGIPEFVRARKAAQYSKSIDDFARIMKDGNNGGYANTWLVADTNKNEVGRLELGLKNVTVERTSDGYFVGSNFPINEKLIREETTFNPKDMSVSSNARHVRWDELMAQNKGKIDVSAAQRFLADHYDTFEKKEDPDERTLDGHIDLSPRGSPGWMGPYGIAGAVQNKAADASMISRMSFTAAAGHACGKDFKAAEHLQAHPEYDWQKPLLHDMDAYPWTTFSATK, from the coding sequence ATGCGTCGATCCCTTGCCTTGGCAGGACTTGTTCTGGCAGCAACCGTATTAACCCTCTCCTCCACCTATTCCCACGCGGCCACACCACCCGAATTGAAGGGGGCGTTCCGCCGTCCGGAAAAGAACGGATGGACGTTTGTGCACCTGCAGGGAACCCCGCACCAGATCGGCTTTCAAAACGGCTATTTACTGGCGCCGGAAATTGCTGACGCGCTGAAGGTCGTGCAACTGGAAACCAAGCACGACCAGAAGAAAGACTGGAGCTTTTACCGCGATGCGGCAAAGAACATGATGTGGCCGCACATCGAGCAGGAGTATCGCGAGGAACTCCAGGGAATTGCGGACGGGGCTACAGCGCACGGAGTGAAGATCGATGTGTGGGACGTCATCGGGCTGAATGCGCAGACGGAGTGGGAATACTACGTCGAGCAGTATGACAAGCAGCACGGCATCAAGGAATCGGCGCGAATGACGGTTCCCGAGCATTGCAGCGCATTTGTTGCGACGGGCAGTTACACGAAAGACGGCAAGCCGGTGATCGCGCATAACAACTGGAGCACCTACCTGGAAGGAGAGCGCTGGACCATTATTTACGACATCGTTCCCGCGAAGGGTTATCGCATGCTGATGGATGGTGTGCCGGGACTCATTCATAGCGCCGACGATTTCGTAATCAACTCGGCCGGAATTGCGATCACGGAAACGACAATCAGCGATTTCCACGGTTACGATCCGGCGGGCATACCGGAGTTCGTGCGGGCGAGGAAGGCGGCGCAATATTCGAAGTCGATCGACGATTTTGCCCGGATCATGAAGGATGGCAACAACGGCGGCTATGCCAATACATGGCTGGTCGCGGATACGAACAAGAACGAGGTCGGGCGCCTGGAACTTGGATTAAAGAACGTCACCGTGGAGAGGACGAGCGACGGGTATTTCGTGGGATCGAATTTCCCTATTAATGAAAAACTCATTCGCGAGGAAACGACGTTTAACCCCAAAGACATGAGCGTTAGTTCGAATGCGCGACATGTCCGTTGGGACGAGTTGATGGCGCAGAACAAGGGAAAGATCGACGTCTCTGCGGCACAGCGCTTCCTCGCCGACCACTACGACACCTTCGAAAAGAAGGAAGATCCGGACGAGCGCACGCTCGATGGGCACATCGATCTCTCGCCAAGAGGGTCCCCGGGCTGGATGGGGCCGTACGGAATTGCCGGGGCGGTTCAGAACAAAGCTGCCGATGCGAGCATGATTTCCAGGATGAGTTTCACGGCGGCTGCCGGTCACGCCTGCGGAAAGGATTTCAAGGCCGCCGAGCACCTGCAAGCGCATCCGGAATACGACTGGCAGAAGCCGCTGCTGCACGACATGGACGCGTATCCGTGGACGACGTTCAGCGCAACCAAGTGA
- a CDS encoding DUF2306 domain-containing protein: MSSVAPAQALRPRSRSQKKLIFFAIFFALTAFVTYMKNAQIFQPDSPIARHFAPGEFYLVPHAIFAGMAMIMGAFQFSNRLRARYLRLHRVMGYVYVTCVAIGAPVAIPLAMKVATPSLVAASAVQSFGWMLCTGIAVYCIKTGNVQQHRKWMIRGYPFAMVFTVARLIIPIPAILRTGFVGIEIVVWTSIALAAFLPSVFLEWQAIKPRRSPAGRLAS; encoded by the coding sequence ATGTCCAGTGTTGCCCCGGCCCAGGCTTTGCGACCGCGCTCACGATCGCAAAAGAAGCTGATTTTCTTTGCGATTTTCTTCGCTCTCACTGCGTTCGTCACATATATGAAGAACGCGCAAATCTTCCAGCCCGACTCGCCTATCGCGCGGCATTTCGCACCGGGAGAGTTTTACCTGGTGCCGCACGCGATTTTCGCCGGCATGGCGATGATCATGGGCGCATTTCAATTCTCCAACCGGCTACGTGCGCGTTACCTCAGGCTCCATCGCGTCATGGGATACGTCTACGTAACTTGCGTCGCGATTGGTGCACCGGTCGCGATTCCGCTGGCGATGAAAGTGGCTACGCCTTCGCTGGTGGCGGCGTCGGCTGTGCAGTCGTTTGGCTGGATGCTCTGCACGGGTATCGCTGTGTACTGCATCAAGACCGGCAACGTTCAGCAGCACCGGAAGTGGATGATCCGCGGATACCCGTTCGCCATGGTATTCACGGTGGCGCGCTTGATCATTCCGATACCAGCAATCCTACGGACGGGATTCGTGGGAATTGAGATTGTGGTCTGGACATCGATCGCATTGGCGGCATTCCTGCCCAGCGTGTTCCTCGAGTGGCAAGCAATCAAGCCGCGGCGCTCGCCAGCCGGGCGACTGGCGAGCTAA
- a CDS encoding peptidase M61 codes for MTLRILRHKCLLTTILSLTATATLLAQNVKNPPPPQPVPLPPPVVAPVDKAYVGPIQAEIDISNVVDRVAHVREQIPVEPNAKELVLLYPQWIPGNHSPTGPISRLAGIVTSVDGRRVQWVRDQVNVYAFHVPLGVGAKTVQLEFDYLSPIKPAEGRIERSDAIADLEWNEVVMYPAGFFSRDIPLDVTLKLPQGWKYATALETASEEGSTVKFRQTTLNTLLDSPLYAGIHYKRVDISPSPTNKVYLNVFGDTEKDIEISPDALQKHKNLAMEADKLYQSHHYNHYDFLLLLSSTVGGIGLEHHQSSEDGSRPNYFTEWDRGGLRSDLLAHEYTHSWNGKFRRPADLWTANFNLPMRDDLLWVYEGMTQYWGSVLSARAGFRTPEQARFVFARVAAGFEVSPGRDWRPLVDTTNQPTVSQRRPVSWVSWQLPEDYYTEGELIWLDADTKIRELTNDQKSLDDFVSEFLGVYNGSFVTNTYNLQDIVNILNKIAPYDWMKFFQERVYDLHPTVPEDGITRGGYKLVYTDNMPSWLEKAEAAFGGQDFSTSLGFSVGGGRRGAAPPSPGGPQSSTIGNVWWNSPAFKAGVTPDMQIISVNGKVYSAKVLREAILQAEQTKQPIELQFRRGEEFKTVSIPYFGGLRIPSLERVEGTPDRLDEILAPSKRSLPAF; via the coding sequence ATGACTCTGCGTATCCTTCGCCACAAATGTCTGCTTACCACCATACTTTCTTTAACCGCGACTGCAACACTGCTCGCCCAAAACGTAAAGAACCCGCCACCACCGCAGCCCGTTCCACTTCCGCCACCCGTTGTCGCGCCGGTCGATAAGGCTTACGTCGGTCCGATACAAGCAGAAATCGATATCTCGAACGTCGTCGATCGCGTCGCTCACGTTCGCGAGCAGATCCCCGTTGAGCCCAACGCGAAGGAACTCGTATTGCTGTATCCACAGTGGATACCCGGAAACCACTCGCCGACCGGCCCCATCTCGCGCCTCGCTGGAATCGTGACGAGTGTTGACGGGAGGCGCGTGCAATGGGTTCGCGACCAGGTCAACGTGTACGCCTTCCACGTGCCGCTCGGTGTGGGTGCGAAAACCGTGCAACTGGAGTTCGACTACCTGTCGCCCATCAAACCCGCCGAGGGCCGTATCGAGCGCTCGGACGCCATCGCCGACCTGGAGTGGAACGAAGTCGTAATGTATCCGGCTGGATTCTTCTCCCGCGACATCCCGCTCGATGTCACCCTGAAACTGCCGCAGGGCTGGAAATACGCCACCGCCCTGGAGACCGCATCCGAAGAAGGTTCGACGGTAAAGTTCAGGCAGACCACCTTAAACACTCTTCTTGATTCGCCGCTCTATGCCGGTATTCACTATAAGCGCGTCGATATCTCACCCTCGCCGACCAACAAGGTCTATCTGAACGTGTTCGGTGACACGGAGAAAGATATCGAAATTTCTCCCGACGCTCTCCAGAAACACAAGAATCTTGCCATGGAAGCCGACAAGCTTTACCAGTCGCACCACTACAACCATTACGATTTCCTGCTCCTCCTCAGCAGCACTGTCGGCGGAATCGGGCTCGAACATCACCAGTCGAGCGAGGACGGCTCGCGTCCTAACTACTTCACCGAATGGGACCGCGGCGGCCTGCGCAGCGATCTCCTCGCCCACGAATACACGCATTCCTGGAACGGCAAATTCCGCCGTCCCGCCGATCTGTGGACGGCGAACTTCAACCTCCCCATGCGCGATGACCTGCTCTGGGTCTACGAAGGCATGACACAATACTGGGGAAGCGTGCTTTCCGCGCGTGCCGGGTTCCGCACGCCGGAGCAGGCGCGGTTCGTTTTCGCCCGCGTTGCCGCCGGCTTTGAGGTCAGCCCCGGTCGCGACTGGCGCCCGCTCGTCGACACCACCAACCAGCCAACGGTCTCGCAGCGCCGCCCCGTCAGTTGGGTGAGCTGGCAGCTTCCTGAGGACTATTACACCGAGGGCGAACTTATCTGGCTCGACGCTGACACCAAAATTCGCGAACTCACCAACGACCAGAAATCGCTCGACGATTTTGTTTCCGAATTCCTTGGCGTCTACAACGGCAGTTTCGTCACCAATACCTATAACCTTCAGGACATCGTTAACATCCTCAACAAAATTGCCCCGTATGACTGGATGAAGTTCTTCCAGGAACGGGTTTACGATCTCCATCCGACCGTTCCCGAGGATGGAATCACCCGCGGTGGCTACAAGCTGGTCTACACCGACAACATGCCGTCATGGCTGGAGAAAGCTGAAGCCGCCTTTGGCGGGCAGGATTTCTCCACTTCGCTCGGGTTCTCCGTCGGCGGAGGACGCCGCGGCGCGGCCCCACCCAGTCCCGGTGGGCCTCAGTCCAGCACCATCGGCAATGTCTGGTGGAACAGCCCGGCGTTTAAAGCAGGAGTCACGCCGGACATGCAGATCATCTCGGTGAACGGAAAGGTCTACTCGGCGAAAGTTCTCCGCGAGGCGATCCTGCAAGCCGAACAGACGAAGCAGCCGATCGAATTGCAGTTCCGCCGCGGAGAAGAGTTCAAGACCGTCTCAATCCCGTATTTCGGCGGCCTGCGAATTCCTTCGCTGGAGCGGGTCGAGGGCACGCCTGACCGTCTCGACGAAATCCTCGCACCGAGCAAGCGCTCGCTGCCGGCCTTCTAA